The Citrifermentans bemidjiense Bem genome window below encodes:
- a CDS encoding DUF2156 domain-containing protein, whose translation MEIPQYPNSRGINVDDKSQLDPLFDALQPRVSELTFANLYLFRKAHDYRLTRLGDAVLALGRGYDGSPYFLPPFGGDIAAATRRLLDEGLTLYGADDGFLSRYLPNFGLEVVPDRDNFDYLHLKQEMAELNGKKYHKKKNRVNYFQLRHRHQVELFNEGHLDGALELLEQWRRVRAEFGEESSLAQEVEGATEALRLREALGLSGVVVLVDGAVRGFALGERLNRETAVCHFEKGDLFLEGLYQLLDREFSRLLFPECSYLNREQDLGEPALRQAKLSYHPVELLAKYRVRRSRHPF comes from the coding sequence ATGGAAATCCCGCAGTACCCCAACTCCAGGGGGATCAACGTCGACGACAAGTCGCAGCTGGACCCGCTTTTCGACGCGCTGCAGCCGCGGGTCTCCGAACTCACCTTCGCGAACCTCTATCTATTCAGGAAGGCGCACGACTACAGGCTTACCCGGTTGGGGGACGCGGTGCTGGCGCTTGGGCGCGGCTACGACGGCTCCCCCTATTTTCTTCCCCCCTTTGGCGGCGACATTGCCGCCGCGACCCGCAGGCTTCTCGATGAAGGACTCACCCTCTACGGCGCCGACGACGGTTTCCTCTCCCGCTATCTCCCAAACTTTGGGCTCGAAGTGGTCCCCGACCGCGACAATTTCGACTATCTGCATCTGAAACAGGAGATGGCGGAACTTAACGGCAAAAAGTACCACAAGAAAAAGAACCGGGTGAATTACTTCCAGCTGCGGCACCGCCACCAGGTGGAGCTCTTCAACGAGGGGCACCTGGATGGGGCGCTGGAACTATTGGAGCAGTGGCGCCGGGTGCGCGCCGAATTCGGTGAGGAGTCGTCGCTCGCCCAGGAGGTGGAGGGGGCGACCGAGGCGCTGAGGCTTAGGGAAGCGCTCGGGTTGTCGGGGGTGGTGGTGCTGGTCGATGGGGCGGTGAGGGGGTTCGCGCTAGGCGAGCGGCTGAACCGGGAGACGGCTGTCTGCCATTTTGAGAAGGGGGACCTGTTCCTGGAGGGGCTGTACCAGTTGCTGGACCGAGAGTTCTCCCGGCTCCTCTTCCCCGAGTGCAGCTACCTGAATCGGGAGCAGGACCTGGGGGAGCCCGCCTTGAGGCAGGCGAAGCTCTCCTACCACCCGGTGGAGCTGCTGGCGAAATACCGGGTCAGGCGCTCGCGCCATCCGTTTTGA
- the mnmH gene encoding tRNA 2-selenouridine(34) synthase MnmH has translation METVPFNEELIDTHLVVDVRTPLEYEEDHLPGAINVPLLTNEERVEIGILHKETGPHAARRRGLELTAHRFPQMVEEIATAAAGRPILVYCWRGGLRSKTVTVILDLAGFKAVQLQGGYKSFRHEVSEYFTPFTPKAPLVVLHGMTGIGKTTLLQRLKERGNSVLDLEGLACHRGSAFGQLGLNQTLTQKRFETLLWDEIRKAPAGRPLILEGESERIGRVSLPGDFYQKMAAGIRVWCHAQLKTRVQRLIDEYGLPGYKEEMAVALQRIRKKLGGKRCEELAENLEKWELEPFMAGLVNDYYDKVYYKNRSWEADTELGMEDFDQAAVELERYLSLRFKTDGASA, from the coding sequence TTGGAAACAGTACCATTTAACGAAGAACTCATCGACACCCATCTCGTAGTCGACGTACGCACCCCCCTGGAATACGAGGAGGATCACCTCCCCGGCGCCATCAACGTCCCGCTTCTCACCAACGAAGAGCGGGTGGAGATCGGCATCCTGCATAAAGAGACCGGCCCGCATGCCGCAAGGAGAAGGGGGCTCGAGCTCACCGCGCACCGCTTCCCGCAAATGGTGGAGGAGATAGCGACAGCCGCGGCGGGAAGGCCGATCCTCGTCTACTGCTGGCGGGGAGGGCTCAGGAGCAAGACGGTCACCGTCATCCTGGATCTCGCCGGCTTCAAGGCGGTGCAGCTGCAAGGAGGGTACAAGAGCTTCCGCCACGAGGTGAGCGAGTACTTCACCCCCTTCACCCCCAAGGCGCCGCTCGTCGTCTTGCACGGCATGACCGGCATCGGCAAGACCACGCTTTTGCAGCGCCTGAAAGAGCGCGGCAACTCGGTGCTCGATCTGGAGGGGCTCGCCTGCCACCGCGGTTCCGCCTTCGGCCAGCTGGGATTGAACCAGACCCTCACCCAGAAGCGCTTCGAGACCCTTTTGTGGGACGAGATCAGGAAGGCCCCGGCGGGGCGCCCACTCATCCTGGAAGGGGAGAGCGAGCGCATCGGGCGGGTGTCGCTTCCCGGGGACTTCTACCAGAAGATGGCGGCCGGCATCAGGGTCTGGTGCCACGCGCAGCTCAAGACCCGGGTGCAGCGGCTCATCGACGAGTACGGTCTTCCCGGCTACAAGGAAGAGATGGCGGTAGCGCTGCAGAGGATCCGGAAGAAACTGGGCGGGAAAAGGTGCGAGGAGCTGGCGGAAAACCTGGAGAAATGGGAGCTGGAGCCCTTCATGGCGGGACTTGTGAACGACTACTACGACAAGGTCTACTACAAAAACCGCAGCTGGGAGGCGGACACGGAGCTTGGCATGGAGGATTTCGACCAGGCGGCCGTCGAGCTGGAGCGCTATCTATCCCTGCGTTTCAAAACGGATGGCGCGAGCGCCTGA